A single genomic interval of Agromyces cerinus harbors:
- a CDS encoding polyamine ABC transporter substrate-binding protein — protein sequence MTTTRRIVAAAAGTIALAFAVSSCSSGGGDAVETLDPNADLSEQTLTVSIWADYSPEDLAEKFEAETGVKTTIVNHTTNEDIVAKLTASADSGIDVAFVSGQYAQALGEQGLLAELDKGLIPNEENLYPEALELAYDPGNVYSEPYAWGTTGLCYRPDLTGYDPTSWNDLLNPKPELVGKTTMLSTDRWLAEPALKAAGNSINTTDDDELAAAKEQLLKTKSTLLAYDDTTFYSKLVSGEAAMVQAWDGWCNYGIAEDPSIKFVVPEEGSDLWVDTMTVLESSKNKEAAMAFLNYILDPEVQTWVAENILYKVPNKAAMEALDPALIESYPTLGITVDELMEQEAIVDLGEDTLKYVDLNAEVLATN from the coding sequence ATGACCACGACGCGACGTATCGTGGCGGCCGCGGCCGGCACGATCGCCCTCGCCTTCGCCGTCTCATCCTGCTCCTCCGGCGGCGGTGACGCCGTCGAGACACTCGATCCCAACGCCGACCTCAGCGAGCAGACGCTCACGGTCTCGATCTGGGCCGACTACTCGCCCGAGGACCTCGCCGAGAAGTTCGAGGCCGAGACGGGTGTGAAGACCACGATCGTCAACCACACCACGAACGAGGACATCGTGGCCAAGCTCACCGCGAGCGCCGACTCCGGCATCGACGTCGCCTTCGTCTCGGGGCAGTACGCGCAGGCGCTCGGCGAGCAGGGCCTGCTGGCCGAGCTCGACAAGGGGCTCATCCCGAACGAGGAGAACCTCTACCCCGAGGCCCTCGAGCTGGCCTACGACCCGGGCAACGTCTACTCGGAGCCCTACGCGTGGGGCACGACGGGCCTCTGCTACCGCCCCGACCTCACGGGCTACGACCCCACGTCGTGGAACGACCTGCTGAACCCGAAGCCCGAGCTCGTCGGCAAGACCACGATGCTCTCGACCGACCGCTGGCTCGCCGAGCCCGCGCTCAAGGCCGCCGGCAACTCCATCAACACGACCGACGACGACGAGCTCGCCGCGGCCAAGGAGCAGCTGCTGAAGACCAAGTCCACCCTCCTCGCCTACGACGACACGACCTTCTACTCGAAGCTCGTCTCTGGCGAGGCCGCGATGGTGCAGGCATGGGACGGCTGGTGCAACTATGGCATCGCCGAAGACCCGTCGATCAAGTTCGTCGTGCCCGAAGAGGGCTCGGACCTCTGGGTCGACACCATGACGGTGCTCGAGTCGTCGAAGAACAAGGAGGCCGCGATGGCCTTCCTGAACTACATCCTCGACCCCGAGGTGCAGACCTGGGTGGCCGAGAACATCCTCTACAAGGTGCCCAACAAGGCGGCCATGGAGGCCCTCGACCCCGCGCTCATCGAGTCGTACCCGACGCTCGGCATCACCGTCGACGAGCTCATGGAGCAGGAGGCGATCGTCGACCTCGGTGAGGACACGCTGAAGTACGTCGACCTGAACGCCGAAGTGCTCGCCACGAACTAG
- a CDS encoding cysteine desulfurase-like protein, with protein MAYDVVRIRSEFPSLESGWAQFDGPGGTQTPRSVGEAVASVLTGPLSNRGTTGVSEERAEAAVHGFRLAMADLVNGHPRGIVQGRSATQLTYDFSRHLSKQWAAGDEVVVTRLDHDSNVRPWVQAAERVGAVVRWADFDPATGELPVEAVTAMLSERTRLVAVTAASNLIGTMPDIAAITAAAHAVGALVSVDGVHYAAHELPDVAALGADFFTCSPYKFLGPHFGVLAAAPELLESIAPDKLAPSTNVVPERFEFGTLPYELLAGGTAAVDALAGLADLPEADAAGSRRARLVASYAALHEHEEELRTRIEAGLAELPGVTVWSRAPRRTPTLLMTFDGHEASEVTKRLAEGRVLAPSSNFYALEASRRLGLGDAGGLRVGLAPYNDANDVERLLDGLAAALV; from the coding sequence ATGGCCTACGACGTCGTGCGAATCCGGTCCGAGTTCCCCTCGCTCGAGAGCGGGTGGGCGCAGTTCGACGGCCCCGGCGGCACGCAGACGCCGCGGTCGGTCGGCGAGGCCGTGGCATCCGTGCTCACCGGCCCGCTCTCGAACCGCGGCACGACCGGGGTCTCCGAAGAGCGCGCCGAGGCTGCGGTGCACGGATTCCGGCTCGCGATGGCCGATCTCGTCAACGGGCACCCGCGCGGCATCGTGCAGGGGCGCAGTGCCACACAGCTCACCTACGACTTCTCGCGGCATCTCTCGAAGCAGTGGGCAGCCGGCGACGAGGTCGTCGTCACCCGGCTCGACCACGACTCGAACGTGCGCCCGTGGGTGCAGGCCGCCGAGCGCGTCGGCGCCGTCGTGCGCTGGGCCGACTTCGACCCGGCCACCGGCGAGTTGCCGGTCGAGGCCGTCACCGCGATGCTCTCCGAACGCACCCGGCTCGTCGCCGTCACCGCGGCGTCGAACCTCATCGGCACGATGCCCGACATCGCCGCGATCACCGCGGCCGCGCACGCGGTCGGCGCGCTCGTCTCCGTCGACGGCGTGCACTACGCGGCGCACGAACTGCCCGACGTCGCGGCCCTCGGCGCCGACTTCTTCACCTGCTCGCCGTACAAGTTCCTCGGTCCGCACTTCGGGGTGCTCGCGGCGGCCCCCGAGCTGCTCGAGTCCATCGCGCCCGACAAGCTGGCGCCGTCGACGAACGTCGTGCCCGAGCGGTTCGAGTTCGGCACGCTGCCCTACGAGCTGCTCGCGGGCGGCACGGCGGCGGTCGACGCGCTGGCCGGTCTCGCCGACCTGCCCGAAGCGGATGCCGCGGGCTCGCGCCGTGCGCGGCTCGTCGCGTCGTACGCGGCGCTGCACGAGCACGAGGAGGAGCTGCGCACCCGCATCGAGGCCGGGCTCGCCGAGCTGCCCGGGGTCACCGTGTGGTCGCGCGCACCGCGCCGCACGCCCACGCTGCTCATGACGTTCGACGGCCACGAGGCATCCGAGGTCACGAAGCGGCTGGCCGAGGGCCGGGTGCTCGCACCGAGCAGCAACTTCTACGCGCTCGAGGCCTCGAGGCGCCTCGGACTCGGCGATGCCGGCGGGCTTCGGGTCGGGCTCGCGCCGTACAACGACGCGAACGACGTCGAACGACTGCTCGACGGCCTCGCCGCGGCGCTCGTCTGA
- a CDS encoding SIS domain-containing protein, which yields MDTAAFRADLELIPETLDALADALDAGLPGLERLPVLGASRVLVLGMGSSRYAADVVARRYRAIGATVVVELASAELLPPAAPDLAVVAVSATGGSAEVLRAVARYRGTGRLVAVTNRPESELGRLADVVVPLLAGVEASGVACRTFRATFPVLDAVLEALLGTAPAARFDAASVRDAAAATRELFATATGWLPPLAELLAAPMGTWALAPAERASSAQQSALMLREVPRRAAYASETGDWSHVDVYLTKTQDYRSLVFAGSVWDAQALDWMEQRGSRFASIGRDLPGAELTIRFPGDERDEVAALTEVLVGELVADRWLRA from the coding sequence GTGGACACCGCCGCTTTCCGAGCAGATCTCGAGCTGATCCCCGAGACGCTCGACGCACTGGCCGACGCCCTCGACGCGGGCTTGCCCGGCCTCGAACGGCTCCCCGTGCTCGGTGCCTCGCGCGTGCTCGTGCTCGGCATGGGCTCGAGCCGCTACGCCGCCGACGTCGTGGCGCGCCGCTACCGTGCGATCGGCGCGACCGTCGTCGTCGAACTCGCGAGCGCCGAGCTGCTGCCGCCGGCGGCGCCCGATCTCGCGGTCGTCGCGGTCTCGGCGACCGGGGGCAGCGCCGAGGTGCTGCGAGCCGTTGCGCGCTATCGCGGCACCGGCCGCCTCGTGGCGGTCACGAACCGGCCGGAGTCCGAGCTCGGCCGGCTCGCCGACGTGGTCGTGCCGCTCCTCGCGGGCGTCGAGGCGTCCGGCGTCGCCTGCCGCACGTTCCGCGCGACGTTCCCGGTGCTCGACGCGGTGCTCGAGGCCCTGCTCGGCACCGCGCCGGCCGCTCGATTCGACGCGGCATCCGTGCGCGACGCCGCCGCCGCGACCCGCGAGCTGTTCGCAACCGCGACCGGCTGGCTGCCTCCCCTCGCCGAGCTGCTCGCCGCGCCGATGGGCACCTGGGCGCTCGCCCCGGCCGAGCGCGCCTCGAGCGCGCAGCAGTCCGCGCTCATGCTGCGCGAGGTGCCCCGCCGCGCCGCCTACGCCTCGGAGACGGGCGACTGGTCGCACGTCGACGTGTACCTCACCAAGACGCAGGACTACCGGTCGCTCGTGTTCGCCGGCTCGGTGTGGGACGCCCAGGCGCTCGATTGGATGGAGCAGCGCGGCTCCCGCTTCGCCTCCATCGGTCGCGACCTGCCGGGAGCCGAACTCACGATCCGCTTCCCCGGCGACGAGCGCGACGAGGTCGCCGCACTCACCGAGGTGCTCGTGGGCGAACTCGTCGCCGATCGGTGGCTTCGGGCCTGA
- a CDS encoding ATP-binding cassette domain-containing protein gives MASGIPIEISGLRKHFGPVTAVDDLSFTVQPGKVTGFLGPNGAGKTTTLRVLLGLEHASAGTATFGGTPYSALPRPLETVGAALDANFHPGRTARNHLKVYATAAGLSSARVPAVLEQVGMSEYADRRVGGYSLGMRQRLALAYTLLGDPGVFVLDEPINGLDPEGIKWIRGFLQNLAREGRTVLVSSHLLSEVQQSVDEVVIIAKGRLMKTGTLASLELDSAPRTIADSPDREALAAALDAAGLQYTEGRNGFIVDEPDPARVGHAAFVGGVELAALHRLRSGLEESFLSLVGGGDES, from the coding sequence ATGGCGAGCGGCATCCCCATCGAGATCTCGGGGCTCAGAAAGCACTTCGGCCCCGTGACCGCGGTCGACGACCTGAGTTTCACGGTGCAACCGGGCAAGGTCACCGGATTCCTCGGCCCGAACGGGGCCGGCAAGACCACGACGCTGCGGGTGCTGCTCGGGCTCGAGCACGCGAGCGCCGGCACCGCGACCTTCGGCGGCACGCCCTATTCGGCGCTGCCGCGACCGCTGGAGACCGTGGGCGCGGCACTCGACGCGAACTTCCACCCGGGGCGCACGGCCCGCAACCATCTCAAGGTCTACGCGACCGCCGCGGGCCTGTCGTCGGCCCGGGTGCCCGCCGTGCTCGAGCAGGTGGGCATGTCGGAGTACGCCGACCGCCGCGTCGGCGGCTACTCGCTCGGCATGCGCCAGCGGCTCGCCCTGGCCTACACGCTGCTCGGCGACCCCGGCGTCTTCGTGCTCGACGAGCCGATCAACGGACTCGACCCCGAGGGCATCAAGTGGATCCGCGGGTTCCTGCAGAACCTCGCCCGCGAGGGTCGCACCGTGCTCGTCTCCTCGCACCTGCTCAGCGAGGTGCAGCAGAGCGTCGACGAGGTGGTCATCATCGCGAAGGGCCGGCTCATGAAGACCGGCACCCTCGCGAGCCTCGAACTCGACTCGGCGCCGCGCACGATCGCCGACTCCCCTGATCGCGAAGCCCTCGCGGCCGCGCTCGACGCCGCCGGCCTCCAGTACACCGAGGGGCGCAACGGGTTCATCGTCGACGAACCCGACCCCGCCAGGGTCGGCCACGCCGCCTTCGTCGGCGGCGTCGAGCTCGCCGCCCTCCATCGCCTGAGATCGGGGCTCGAGGAGTCGTTCCTCTCGCTGGTCGGCGGAGGTGACGAGTCGTGA
- a CDS encoding isocitrate lyase/PEP mutase family protein has product MTLADTAAELRRLHTDPELLQVVNVWDVVSATAVAALPQTRAIATASHSIAATFGYPDGEQIPVELMLDMCGRIARAVDVPVSADLEAGYGDAGETIRRAIGEGIAGANLEDQLKPLADSVAAVAAAVAAGDAEGVPFALNARTDAFLRGRERPLDVNIADAIERGRAYLDAGATSVFVPGDFGDDVVEQLVAGIGHRRVSVIGLPSVPPPARLEELGVARVSYGPYTQRIALGALQDAAVVLYAGGVPPHGIRPLN; this is encoded by the coding sequence ATGACCCTCGCCGACACCGCCGCCGAACTCCGCCGCCTGCACACCGACCCCGAACTGCTCCAGGTGGTGAACGTCTGGGATGTCGTGAGCGCCACCGCGGTCGCCGCCCTGCCGCAGACCCGCGCGATCGCCACCGCGAGCCATTCGATCGCCGCCACGTTCGGCTACCCCGACGGCGAGCAGATCCCCGTCGAGCTCATGCTCGACATGTGCGGGCGCATCGCACGCGCCGTCGACGTGCCGGTGAGCGCCGACCTCGAGGCCGGATACGGCGATGCCGGCGAGACGATCCGCCGCGCCATCGGCGAGGGCATCGCCGGTGCGAACCTCGAGGACCAGCTGAAGCCGCTCGCCGACTCGGTCGCCGCGGTCGCCGCAGCGGTGGCCGCCGGCGACGCCGAGGGCGTGCCGTTCGCCCTGAACGCGCGCACCGACGCATTCCTCCGCGGGCGCGAGCGTCCGCTCGACGTCAACATCGCCGATGCGATCGAGCGCGGCCGCGCCTACCTCGACGCCGGCGCGACGAGCGTGTTCGTGCCCGGCGACTTCGGCGACGACGTCGTCGAGCAGCTCGTCGCCGGCATCGGCCACCGCCGGGTGAGCGTCATCGGCCTGCCCTCCGTGCCGCCTCCTGCACGGCTCGAAGAGCTCGGCGTCGCACGTGTCTCCTACGGTCCGTACACGCAGCGCATCGCGCTCGGCGCCCTGCAGGACGCCGCCGTCGTGCTGTACGCGGGCGGCGTGCCCCCGCACGGCATCCGCCCGCTGAACTGA
- a CDS encoding ABC transporter permease has translation MNLVRAIGSEFQKVFTTRMWWLLAILLAAYVAFMAGGLGAFLGWATENPDAAASAGGNTTVPPGTELAPLIYSFASSVGYVFPVLLGALAVTGEFRHKTLTPTFLAEPHRTVVLSAKFISQLVVGAGLGVIAFAVSVGAGAAALAGFGLDTGLDSSDTWALIGRGVLAMALWGAIGVGLGVLVVNQVAAIVIVIAFTQFVEPILRVVASLSDVTASIGRFLPGAASDALVGASFYNIASLGSTDTLEWWQGGLVLLGIAVVATVIGGATTWRRDVS, from the coding sequence GTGAACCTCGTGCGCGCCATCGGCTCCGAGTTCCAGAAGGTCTTCACGACGCGCATGTGGTGGCTCCTCGCGATCCTCCTCGCCGCCTACGTGGCGTTCATGGCGGGCGGCTTGGGCGCCTTCCTCGGCTGGGCGACCGAGAATCCGGATGCCGCGGCATCCGCCGGCGGCAACACCACCGTGCCGCCCGGCACCGAGCTCGCACCGCTCATCTACAGCTTCGCGTCGTCGGTGGGCTACGTGTTCCCGGTGCTGCTCGGCGCTCTCGCCGTGACCGGCGAGTTCCGGCACAAGACCCTCACGCCGACCTTCCTCGCCGAACCGCACCGCACGGTCGTGCTGAGCGCCAAGTTCATCTCGCAGCTCGTGGTCGGCGCGGGCCTCGGCGTCATCGCGTTCGCCGTCTCGGTCGGCGCCGGCGCGGCGGCCCTCGCCGGCTTCGGCCTCGACACCGGGCTCGACTCGAGCGACACGTGGGCGCTCATCGGCCGCGGCGTGCTCGCCATGGCACTCTGGGGCGCGATCGGCGTCGGCCTCGGCGTGCTCGTCGTCAACCAGGTCGCCGCGATCGTCATCGTGATCGCCTTCACCCAGTTCGTCGAACCGATCCTGCGGGTCGTGGCCTCGCTCAGCGACGTCACCGCCTCGATCGGCCGGTTCCTGCCGGGCGCCGCGAGCGACGCGCTCGTCGGGGCATCCTTCTACAACATCGCCTCACTCGGGTCGACCGACACCCTCGAATGGTGGCAGGGCGGGCTCGTGCTGCTCGGCATCGCGGTCGTGGCGACGGTGATCGGCGGGGCGACGACCTGGCGACGGGACGTGTCGTAG
- a CDS encoding DUF2306 domain-containing protein yields MSRAVAVSMWSVVFLLIAIVLVFAGIRFGTDGPLILTGTDAEGDTFELRYVANPWLAYLHIVPGVLYLVGAPLQLWRRFRERHFRFHRRFGRVLLSLGLVSGVFALAFGVPFSYGGAWQSLAAAVFGSWFLVALVLAFRAIRGGDVRMHRRWMIRAFAVGLGVGMIRVWVGIFAGFQILSLEESFAPAFWLGLTMHVVAGELWLWWRPNEDGLPRGARASVAT; encoded by the coding sequence ATGTCGCGTGCGGTGGCGGTCTCGATGTGGTCGGTCGTCTTCCTGCTCATCGCGATCGTGCTCGTCTTCGCGGGCATCCGGTTCGGAACCGACGGGCCGCTGATCCTGACCGGCACCGACGCCGAAGGCGACACCTTCGAACTGCGCTATGTCGCCAACCCGTGGCTCGCCTACCTGCATATCGTGCCCGGCGTGCTCTACCTCGTGGGCGCGCCCCTGCAGCTCTGGCGGCGATTCCGGGAGCGGCACTTCAGGTTCCACCGCCGCTTCGGACGGGTGCTGCTCTCGCTCGGACTCGTGAGCGGCGTGTTCGCCCTCGCGTTCGGAGTGCCCTTCTCCTACGGCGGCGCCTGGCAGTCGCTCGCCGCGGCCGTCTTCGGCAGCTGGTTCCTCGTCGCACTCGTGCTCGCGTTCCGGGCGATCCGCGGGGGCGACGTGCGGATGCACCGGCGCTGGATGATCCGCGCGTTCGCCGTCGGACTCGGCGTCGGCATGATCCGCGTGTGGGTCGGCATCTTCGCGGGCTTCCAGATCCTCTCGCTGGAGGAGAGCTTCGCCCCGGCGTTCTGGCTCGGGCTCACGATGCATGTCGTCGCCGGCGAGCTCTGGCTCTGGTGGCGGCCGAACGAGGACGGGCTGCCGCGCGGCGCGCGTGCCTCCGTCGCGACGTGA
- a CDS encoding ABC transporter permease — protein MVDTTAPTTTAMRELEPTARPRAVRKPRGILVPLWLGYVFLYLPILIVVIMSFNASENLFVWKGFSLRWYPELFADEKIMQGLGNTLIVATGATAIATVLGTLLAYGIQHYTRGGLIRAFAIAPAILPDLLLGIGLLTLFSLASITLGLHSVILAHGVFATAFVTAIVLARMANLDPSLEEASRDLGAGALRTFMRVTLPQLAPGIVAGALLAFTLSIDEFVIAFFTTAPTQPTLPIVIYSMVRFGVTPEVNALATILLLVSVVTVIAAQRLTRLTGSTR, from the coding sequence GTGGTTGACACGACTGCGCCGACGACCACGGCGATGCGAGAGCTCGAGCCGACGGCCCGCCCTCGCGCGGTGCGAAAGCCCCGCGGCATCCTCGTGCCGCTCTGGCTCGGGTACGTGTTCCTGTACCTGCCGATCCTCATCGTCGTGATCATGAGCTTCAACGCCTCCGAGAACCTCTTCGTCTGGAAGGGCTTCTCGCTGCGCTGGTACCCCGAGCTCTTCGCCGACGAGAAGATCATGCAGGGCCTCGGCAACACGCTCATCGTCGCGACGGGCGCCACCGCGATCGCGACCGTGCTCGGCACGCTGCTCGCCTACGGCATCCAGCACTACACGCGGGGCGGGCTCATCCGCGCGTTCGCGATCGCCCCGGCGATCCTGCCCGACCTGCTGCTCGGCATCGGACTGCTCACGTTGTTCTCGCTCGCGAGCATCACCCTCGGGCTGCACTCGGTGATCCTCGCGCACGGCGTCTTCGCGACGGCGTTCGTGACGGCCATCGTGCTCGCCCGCATGGCGAACCTGGACCCGAGCCTCGAAGAGGCATCGCGCGACCTCGGCGCCGGGGCCCTGCGCACCTTCATGCGGGTGACCCTGCCGCAGCTCGCGCCCGGCATCGTCGCTGGCGCGCTGCTCGCCTTCACCCTCTCGATCGACGAGTTCGTGATCGCGTTCTTCACGACCGCGCCCACGCAGCCCACCCTGCCGATCGTCATCTACTCGATGGTGCGGTTCGGCGTGACCCCCGAGGTCAACGCCCTCGCCACCATCCTCCTCCTCGTGAGCGTCGTGACGGTGATCGCGGCGCAACGACTGACCCGACTGACAGGAAGCACACGATGA
- a CDS encoding ABC transporter ATP-binding protein: MSSAPLLRVDGVRAVYGDTVALHGVSLDIAHNEFFALLGPSGCGKTTLLRSIAGFETPAEGRIEVDGEDLLRLPAHKRPVNMMFQSYALFPHMSVEKNVAYGLEADGVGAAEVRSRVADVMDVVGLGPLAKRRPTQLSGGQRQRVALARAIVKRPKLLLLDEPLSALDRQVRASMQLELKRLQHEVGLTFVVVTHDQEEAMSMADRIAVLRDGRLEQLASPQELYAHPASRFVASFIGTANLLDGTATADGVAVDGFGAVVASHALVAGAPATAVVRPEDVELTTDAATGLSGTVVDTYFLGGATTISVEVPGHAEPLLATVHGATRLERGARVGVRFGRATAVAREAGSDAEASDAAQVPPAAPEAPAPQDVSA; encoded by the coding sequence ATGAGCTCCGCCCCCCTGCTCCGCGTCGACGGCGTTCGCGCCGTGTACGGCGACACCGTCGCACTGCACGGCGTCTCGCTCGACATCGCCCACAACGAGTTCTTCGCGCTGCTCGGCCCGTCGGGCTGCGGCAAGACCACCCTGCTGCGCTCGATCGCCGGATTCGAGACGCCGGCCGAGGGTCGCATCGAGGTCGACGGCGAAGACCTGCTGCGCCTGCCCGCCCACAAGCGGCCCGTCAACATGATGTTCCAGAGCTACGCGCTCTTCCCGCACATGAGCGTGGAGAAGAACGTCGCCTACGGCCTCGAGGCCGATGGCGTCGGCGCGGCCGAAGTGCGCTCGCGCGTCGCCGACGTGATGGACGTCGTCGGGCTCGGCCCGCTCGCCAAGCGCCGGCCCACGCAGCTCTCGGGCGGCCAGCGCCAGCGCGTCGCGCTCGCCCGGGCGATCGTGAAGCGGCCGAAGCTGCTGCTGCTCGACGAACCGCTCTCGGCGCTCGACCGCCAGGTGCGCGCCTCGATGCAGCTCGAGCTGAAGCGCCTGCAGCACGAGGTCGGCCTCACGTTCGTCGTCGTCACGCACGACCAGGAGGAGGCCATGTCGATGGCCGACCGCATCGCCGTGCTTCGCGACGGGCGCCTCGAGCAGCTCGCCTCGCCGCAGGAGCTCTACGCGCACCCCGCCTCGCGCTTCGTCGCGTCGTTCATCGGCACGGCGAACCTGCTCGACGGCACGGCCACCGCCGACGGCGTCGCGGTCGACGGCTTCGGCGCCGTCGTCGCCTCGCACGCGCTGGTGGCCGGTGCGCCGGCGACGGCGGTCGTGCGCCCCGAAGACGTCGAGCTGACGACGGATGCCGCGACCGGCCTGTCCGGAACGGTCGTCGACACCTACTTCCTCGGCGGGGCCACGACCATCTCGGTCGAGGTGCCCGGGCACGCCGAACCGCTCCTCGCGACGGTGCACGGGGCGACCCGGCTCGAGCGCGGCGCACGCGTCGGTGTGCGGTTCGGGCGCGCGACGGCGGTCGCCCGCGAGGCCGGCTCGGACGCCGAGGCATCCGACGCCGCGCAGGTGCCGCCCGCCGCGCCCGAGGCGCCGGCGCCTCAGGACGTGAGCGCGTGA
- a CDS encoding LssY C-terminal domain-containing protein gives MGEVGAEASGDPIDGGQVDGGPPPVVRRRRVSFNALLDGFFFVYAGIAAVWLAWLVLTESFEFGWFGILFFVAFWLVLAYLVLPRLHRILTTIYVPDYFIGRARTSDGLLGDPVNLAFDGDEAALHAAMRRAGWTRADDVTGASSWRIVSSTITRRSYDEAPVSPLFLFGRQQDFAYQQEVAGNPARRHHVRFWRTPDDWLLPGGRRVDWLAAGTFDRAVGFSLFTLQITHKIDADIDIERDHIVDTVLGANPEARVEMLADFSTGYHSRNGGGDTISTDGDLPVVEVGAVPSGTVPSGTEVTR, from the coding sequence ATGGGCGAGGTGGGGGCCGAGGCATCCGGTGACCCGATCGACGGAGGGCAGGTCGACGGAGGGCCGCCCCCGGTCGTGCGCCGACGCAGGGTCTCGTTCAACGCGCTGCTCGACGGCTTCTTCTTCGTGTACGCGGGCATCGCGGCGGTCTGGCTCGCGTGGCTCGTGCTCACCGAGTCGTTCGAGTTCGGATGGTTCGGCATCCTCTTCTTCGTGGCCTTCTGGCTGGTGCTCGCCTATCTCGTGCTGCCGCGGCTGCACCGGATCCTCACGACGATCTACGTGCCCGACTACTTCATCGGACGGGCGCGCACGAGCGACGGCCTGCTCGGCGACCCCGTGAACCTCGCCTTCGACGGCGACGAGGCGGCGCTCCACGCCGCGATGCGCCGGGCCGGCTGGACCCGCGCCGACGACGTCACCGGGGCGTCGAGCTGGCGCATCGTCTCCTCGACGATCACCCGTCGCAGCTACGACGAAGCACCGGTCAGCCCGCTGTTCCTCTTCGGCAGGCAGCAGGACTTCGCCTACCAGCAGGAGGTGGCCGGCAACCCGGCGCGCCGGCACCATGTGCGGTTCTGGCGCACTCCCGACGACTGGCTGCTGCCCGGAGGCCGCCGCGTCGACTGGCTCGCGGCGGGCACCTTCGATCGGGCCGTCGGCTTCTCGCTCTTCACCCTGCAGATCACGCACAAGATCGACGCCGACATCGACATCGAGCGCGACCACATCGTCGACACCGTGCTCGGCGCGAACCCCGAGGCGCGGGTCGAGATGCTCGCCGACTTCTCGACGGGCTACCACTCGAGGAACGGCGGCGGCGACACCATCAGCACCGACGGCGATCTCCCGGTGGTCGAGGTCGGCGCGGTGCCGAGCGGCACGGTGCCGAGCGGGACGGAGGTCACCCGATGA
- a CDS encoding ABC transporter permease codes for MTSTNHPAAPAARTVRRGLAPVPFLAPGMIYLILFMALPVGLLAFYTFFKRGRFGGIVFEFTFDNWAKLLEPLYVGVILQSIVLAGIVTLLALLIGYPMAYAIAGLSPKWRTVALIAVVLPFWTNFLIRTYAWILLLNNAGWVNQWLQGLGITDAPISMLYTPQAIVVGLLYMYLPLMVLPLYASLQQLDPSLREAATNLGATPWRAFRTVTLPLSIPGALTGCIFVFVPAMSNFVIPELIGGGKTIMVGNLVRDQFFEARDWPFGATLALLLTILLVIVIVVQTAVSRRLTEGPRRG; via the coding sequence GTGACCTCGACGAACCACCCGGCAGCCCCCGCCGCACGCACGGTGCGGCGGGGGCTCGCCCCCGTTCCGTTCCTCGCGCCGGGCATGATCTACCTGATCCTGTTCATGGCGCTGCCCGTCGGCCTCCTCGCGTTCTACACCTTCTTCAAGCGCGGGCGCTTCGGCGGCATCGTGTTCGAGTTCACCTTCGACAACTGGGCGAAGCTCCTCGAACCGCTCTACGTCGGCGTCATCCTGCAGTCGATCGTGCTCGCCGGCATCGTGACGCTGCTCGCGCTCCTCATCGGCTACCCCATGGCGTACGCGATCGCGGGACTCTCGCCGAAGTGGCGCACGGTCGCGCTCATCGCGGTGGTGCTCCCGTTCTGGACGAACTTCCTGATCCGCACCTACGCCTGGATCCTGCTGCTGAACAACGCCGGCTGGGTCAACCAGTGGCTGCAGGGGCTCGGCATCACGGATGCCCCGATCAGCATGCTGTACACCCCGCAGGCGATCGTCGTCGGGCTCCTGTACATGTACCTGCCGCTCATGGTGCTGCCGCTCTACGCCTCGCTGCAGCAGCTCGACCCCTCGCTCCGCGAGGCGGCCACGAACCTCGGCGCCACGCCCTGGCGCGCGTTCCGCACGGTCACCCTGCCGCTCTCGATCCCGGGCGCGCTCACCGGCTGCATCTTCGTCTTCGTGCCCGCGATGTCGAACTTCGTGATCCCCGAGCTCATCGGCGGCGGCAAGACGATCATGGTCGGCAACCTCGTGCGCGACCAGTTCTTCGAGGCCCGCGACTGGCCGTTCGGCGCGACGCTGGCGCTCCTCCTCACGATTCTGCTCGTCATCGTCATCGTCGTGCAGACCGCGGTGTCCCGCCGCCTCACGGAAGGACCGCGCCGTGGTTGA